A genomic window from Phocoena sinus isolate mPhoSin1 chromosome 20, mPhoSin1.pri, whole genome shotgun sequence includes:
- the GJC1 gene encoding gap junction gamma-1 protein produces MSWSFLTRLLEEIHNHSTFVGKIWLTVLIVFRIVLTAVGGESIYYDEQSKFVCNTEQPGCENVCYDAFAPLSHVRFWVFQIILVATPSVMYLGYAIHKIAKMEHGEADKKAARSKPYAMRWKQHRALEETEEDHEEDPMMYPEMELESEKENKDQNQSKPKHDGRHRIQEDGLMKIYVLQLLARTVFEVGFLIGQYFLYGFQVHPFYVCSRLPCPHKIDCFISRPTEKTIFLLIMYGVTGLCLLLNIWEMLHLGFGTIRDSLNSKRRELEDPGAYNYPFTWNTPSAPPGYNIAVKPDQIQYTELSNAKIAYKQNKANIAQEQQYGSHEDNLPADLETLQREIKMAQERLDLAIQAYSHQNNPHGPRDKKAKVGSKAGSNKSSASSKSGDGKTSVWI; encoded by the coding sequence ATGAGTTGGAGCTTCCTCACTCGCCTGCTAGAGGAGATCCACAACCACTCCACGTTCGTGGGGAAGATCTGGCTCACTGTATTGATCGTCTTCCGGATTGTCCTTACAGCTGTAGGAGGAGAGTCCATCTATTACGACGAGCAAAGCAAATTTGTGTGCAACACAGAGCAGCCAGGCTGCGAGAACGTCTGCTATGATGCCTTTGCACCCCTCTCCCACGTGCGCTTCTGGGTGTTCCAGATCATCCTGGTGGCCACCCCCTCAGTGATGTACCTGGGCTACGCCATTCATAAGATTGCCAAAATGGAGCACGGTGAAGCAGACAAGAAGGCTGCTCGGAGCAAACCCTATGCAATGCGTTGGAAACAGCACCGGGCTctggaagagacagaagaggaccATGAAGAGGATCCCATGATGTATCCAGAAATGGaattagaaagtgaaaaagaaaataaagatcagaacCAATCTAAACCGAAGCATGATGGCCGACACCGGATTCAGGAGGACGGGCTCATGAAAATCTATGTGCTGCAGCTGCTGGCAAGGACCGTGTTTGAGGTGGGCTTTCTGATAGGGCAGTACTTCCTGTATGGCTTCCAAGTCCACCCATTTTACGTGTGCAGCAGACTTCCTTGCCCTCATAAGATAGACTGCTTTATTTCCAGACCCACTGAGAAGACCATCTTTCTCCTGATAATGTATGGTGTCACAGGCCTTTGCCTGTTGCTTAACATTTGGGAGATGCTTCATTTAGGGTTTGGGACAATTCGAGACTCACTAAACAGTAAAAGGAGGGAACTGGAAGATCCGGGTGCTTATAATTATCCTTTCACTTGGAACACACCATCTGCTCCCCCTGGCTATAACATTGCCGTCAAACCGGATCAAATCCAGTACACCGAGCTGTCCAACGCTAAGATTGCCTACAAGCAAAACAAGGCCAACATCGCCCAGGAACAACAGTACGGCAGCCATGAGGACAACCTCCCAGCTGACCTGGAGACCCTGCAGAGGGAAATCAAAATGGCTCAGGAACGCCTGGATCTGGCAATCCAGGCCTACAGTCACCAAAACAACCCCCATGGCCCCCGGGACAAAAAAGCCAAAGTGGGGTCCAAGGCTGGGTCCAACAAAAGCAGTGCTAGTAGCAAATCGGGGGATGGGAAGACCTCCGTCTGGATTTAA
- the ADAM11 gene encoding disintegrin and metalloproteinase domain-containing protein 11, with amino-acid sequence MRRLRRWAFAALLLLLPLLPSPGVGTRGSAGALRWRVSPPLGGPEDPEVTEPSRLVGESSGGEVRKQQLDTRVRQEPPGGPTVHLAQVSFVIPAFNSNFTLDLELNHHLLSSQYVERHFGREGPTKHSTGAGDHCYYQGRLRGNPNSFAALSTCQGLHGVFSDGNFTYIMEPHEVARPRETLQGPLPHLIYRTPLLPAPLGCREPGCLFAAPAHSASPNRPRLRRKRQVRRGHPTVHSETKYVELIVINDHQLFEQMRQSVVLTSNFAKSVVNLADVMYKEQLNTRIVLVAMETWADGDKIQVQDDLLETLARLMVYRREGLPERSDATHLFSGRTFQSTSSGAAYVGGICSLSRGGGVNEYDNMGAMAVTLAQTLGQNLGMMWNKHRSSAGDCKCPDNWLGCIMEDTGFYLPRKFSRCSIDEYNQFLQEGGGSCLFNKPLKLLDPPECGNGFVEAGEECDCGSVQECSRAGGNCCKKCTLTHDAMCSDGLCCRRCKYEPRGVSCREAVNECDIAETCTGDSSQCPPNLHKLDGYYCDHEQGRCYGGRCKTRDRQCQALWGHAAADRFCYEKLNVEGTERGNCGRKGSGWVQCNKQDVLCGFLLCVNISGAPRLGDLGGDISSVTFYHQGKELDCRGGHVQLADGSDLSYVEDGTACGPNMLCLGHRCLPASAFNFSTCPGSGEHRICSHHGVCSNEGKCICQPDWTGKDCSIHNPLPTSLPTGETERYKGPSGTNIIIGSIAGAVLVAAIVLGGTGWGFKNIRRGRYDPTQQGAV; translated from the exons ATGAGGCGGCTGCGGCGCTGGGCGTTCGcggcgctgctgctgctgctgccgctgctccCCTCGCCCG GTGTGGGGACCCGGGGTTCCGCCGGAGCTCTGCGCTGGAGGGTCTCTCCCCCGTTGGGGGGCCCGGAAGACCCGGAGGTCACAGAGCCCAGCCGTCTGGTGGGGGAGAGTTCCGGGGGAGAGGTCCGAAAGCAGCAGTTGGACACCAGGGTCCGCCAGGAGCCTCCTGGTGGCCCG ACCGTCCACCTGGCCCAGGTGAGTTTCGTCATCCCAGCCTTCAATTCAAACTTCACTCTGGACCTGGAGCTGAACCA TCACCTTCTCTCTTCGCAATATGTGGAGCGCCACTTCGGCCGGGAGGGGCCCACCAAGCACAGCACC GGGGCTGGAGACCACTGCTACTACCAGGGGAGGCTCCGAGGGAACCCCAACTCCTTTGCTGCCCTCTCCACCTGCCAGGGGCTGCA CGGGGTCTTCTCTGACGGGAACTTCACCTACATCATGGAGCCCCACGAGGTGGCCAGGCCTCGGGAAACCCTCCAG GGACCCCTTCCCCACCTCATTTACCGgacccctctcctcccagcccccctcGGATGCAGGGAACCAG GCTGCCTGTTTGCTGCCCCTGCCCATTCTGCTTCTCCGAACCGACCAAGGCTGAGAAGGAAAAGGCAG GTCCGCCGGGGCCACCCTACAGTGCACAGTGAGACCAAGTATGTGGAGCTGATTGTGATCAACGACCACCAGCTG TTTGAGCAGATGCGACAGTCGGTGGTCCTCACCAGCAACTTTGCCAAGTCCGTGGTGAACCTGGCAGATGTG ATGTACAAGGAACAGCTGAATACCCGCATCGTGCTGGTTGCCATGGAAACGTGGGCGGATGGGGACAAGATCCAGGTGCAGGATGACCTCCTGGAGACCCTGGCCCGGCTCATGGTCTACCGGCGGGAGGGCCTGCCTGAGCGCAGTGATGCCACCCACCTCTTCTC GGGCAGAACTTTCCAGAGCACCAGCAGTGGCGCTGCCTACGTGGGGGGCATCTGCTCGCTGtccaggggtgggggtgtgaaCGAG TATGACAACATGGGGGCCATGGCGGTGACCTTGGCCCAGACGCTGGGACAGAACCTGGGCATGATGTGGAATAAACACCGGAGCTCGGCAG GGGACTGCAAATGTCCGGACAACTGGCTGGGTTGCATCATGGAGGACACTGG GTTCTACCTACCCCGCAAGTTCTCGCGCTGTAGCATCGACGAGTATAACCAGTTTCTGCAGGAGGGCGGCGGGAGCTGCCTCTTCAACAAGCCCCTCAAG CTCCTGGACCCGCCTGAGTGCGGGAACGGCTTCGTGGAGGCGGGGGAGGAGTGCGACTGCGGCTCGGTGCAG GAGTGCAGCCGCGCGGGCGGGAACTGTTGCAAGAAATGCACCCTGACTCACGACGCCATGTGCAGCGACGGGCTCTGCTGTCGCCGCTGCAAG TACGAGCCGCGGGGTGTGTCCTGTCGAGAGGCCGTGAACGAATGCGACATCGCGGAGACCTGCACCGGGGACTCGAGCCAG TGTCCCCCCAACCTGCACAAGCTGGATGGTTACTACTGTGATCATGAACAG GGCCGCTGCTACGGAGGTCGCTGCAAAACCCGGGACCGGCAGTGCCAGGCCCTTTGGGGCCATG CGGCTGCTGATCGCTTCTGTTACGAGAAGCTGAATGTGGAGGGGACAGAACGTGGGAACTGTGGGCGCAAGGGGTCAGGCTGGGTCCAGTGCAATAAACA GGATGTGCTCTGTGGCTTCCTCCTCTGTGTCAACATTTCTGGAGCTCCTCGGCTGGGGGACTTAGGGGGAGACATCAGCAGCGTCACTTTCTACCACCAGGGCAAGGAGCTGGACTGCAG GGGTGGCCACGTGCAGCTGGCCGATGGTTCAGACCTGAGCTACGTAGAGGACGGCACGGCCTGCGGGCCCAACATGCTGTGCCTGGGCCATCGCTGCCTGCCAGCCTCTGCCTTCAACTTCAGCACCTGCCCTGGCAGCGGGGAGCACCGGATCTGCTCCCACCACGGG GTCTGCAGCAATGAAGGGAAATGCATCTGTCAGCCAGACTGGACGGGCAAGGACTGCAGTATCCACAACCCCCTGCCCACGTCTCTGCCCACAGGGGAGACGGAGAGATATAAGG GTCCCAGTGGCACCAACATCATCATCGGCTCCATCGCCGGGGCTGTCCTGGTTGCAGCCATCGTCCTGGGCGGCACGGGCTGGGGATTTAA AAACATCCGCCGAGGAAGGTATGACCCGACCCAGCAGGGGGCAGTGTGA